A region of Thermobifida halotolerans DNA encodes the following proteins:
- the dnaG gene encoding DNA primase: MAGRIRDEDVALVRERSPIADVVGEYLQLRSAGGGSLKGLCPFHDEKSPSFNVTPARNLWYCFGCGEGGDVIAFVQRIEHLGFVEAVEHLARAAGIQLRYEQGGYVPRNEQGQRQRLVEAHRAAAEFYAEQLLSPQAQAGRRFLTERGFTRADAEHFGVGYAPGGWEALTAHLRKKGFTDKEIVLGGLASQGRRGPYDRFRGRLVWPVRDVTGEVVGFGARKLDPDDDGPKYLNTPETPLFKKGSLLYGLDLAKKEIARQRQAVVVEGYTDVMACHLAGVTTAIATCGTSFGEEHLKILRRLLLGRSEFGGEVVFTFDGDKAGRNAALRAFAEEHGFASETFVAVQPDGLDPCDLRVQRGDGAVRDLVAAKQPLYEFMIRSRFEGHNLDTPEGRLAALDAAAPIVASIRNAGVRKLYGVSLDRWLGIMDEEFVSRRVREHMRHAQHGGRPSPRPAASAQADHDPRDPSVQRERLALKLAVQHPLLCTEFDQLDAEMFTVEQHRSVFRLVQEQGGVAAVEDPARWAGQLREAARTDAQRAFLTQLAVEPIEVYGELDEHRAQEIIGTIRIHSINRQITNLKSRLGRLDPMAEAEEYQRVFAELMAVEQRKRMMRERFGGAV; encoded by the coding sequence GTGGCAGGCCGAATCAGAGACGAAGACGTCGCCCTGGTAAGGGAGCGCTCCCCCATCGCCGACGTCGTCGGCGAGTACCTCCAGCTCCGCAGCGCCGGCGGCGGCTCCCTGAAGGGACTGTGCCCCTTCCACGACGAGAAGAGCCCCTCGTTCAACGTCACCCCGGCGCGCAACCTCTGGTACTGCTTCGGCTGCGGCGAGGGCGGCGACGTCATCGCCTTCGTGCAGCGAATCGAGCACCTGGGATTCGTGGAGGCCGTCGAGCACCTGGCGCGCGCGGCGGGCATCCAACTCCGCTACGAGCAGGGCGGATACGTGCCCCGCAACGAGCAGGGGCAGCGGCAGCGGCTGGTCGAGGCGCACCGGGCCGCCGCGGAGTTCTACGCCGAGCAACTGCTGAGCCCGCAGGCGCAGGCGGGACGGCGGTTCCTCACCGAACGCGGGTTCACCCGCGCCGACGCCGAGCACTTCGGTGTCGGCTACGCCCCCGGCGGGTGGGAGGCGCTCACCGCGCACCTGCGCAAGAAGGGCTTCACCGACAAGGAGATCGTCCTCGGCGGACTGGCCAGCCAGGGGCGGCGCGGCCCCTACGACCGGTTCCGCGGCCGACTCGTGTGGCCGGTGCGCGACGTCACCGGCGAGGTCGTGGGGTTCGGCGCGCGCAAACTCGACCCCGACGACGACGGACCCAAGTACCTCAACACCCCCGAGACCCCGCTGTTCAAGAAGGGCAGCCTGCTGTACGGGCTGGACCTGGCCAAGAAGGAGATCGCCCGGCAGCGCCAGGCCGTGGTCGTCGAGGGCTACACCGACGTGATGGCCTGCCACCTGGCCGGGGTCACCACCGCCATCGCCACCTGCGGCACCTCCTTCGGCGAGGAGCACCTGAAGATCCTGCGGCGGCTGCTGCTGGGACGCTCGGAGTTCGGCGGCGAGGTCGTCTTCACCTTCGACGGAGACAAGGCCGGACGCAACGCCGCCCTGCGCGCCTTCGCCGAGGAGCACGGGTTCGCCTCGGAGACCTTCGTCGCGGTGCAGCCCGACGGACTCGACCCGTGCGACCTGCGCGTGCAGCGCGGCGACGGCGCGGTGCGGGACCTGGTCGCCGCCAAGCAGCCGCTCTACGAGTTCATGATCCGCAGCAGGTTCGAGGGGCACAACCTCGACACCCCCGAGGGGCGGCTGGCCGCACTGGACGCGGCGGCGCCCATCGTGGCGAGCATCCGCAACGCCGGGGTGCGCAAACTCTACGGGGTCAGCCTCGACCGCTGGCTCGGCATCATGGACGAGGAGTTCGTCAGCAGGCGGGTCCGCGAGCACATGCGGCACGCCCAGCACGGAGGGCGGCCGTCCCCGCGGCCCGCCGCCTCCGCCCAAGCCGACCACGACCCGCGCGACCCCTCGGTGCAGCGGGAGCGGCTCGCGCTCAAACTCGCGGTGCAGCACCCCCTGCTGTGCACCGAGTTCGACCAGCTCGACGCCGAGATGTTCACCGTCGAGCAGCACCGGTCCGTGTTCCGGCTCGTCCAGGAGCAGGGCGGGGTGGCCGCGGTGGAGGACCCTGCGAGGTGGGCCGGGCAGTTGCGCGAGGCCGCCCGCACCGACGCGCAGCGCGCGTTCCTCACCCAGTTGGCGGTGGAACCGATCGAGGTTTACGGAGAACTCGACGAACACCGGGCCCAGGAGATCATCGGCACAATCAGAATTCATTCCATCAACCGCCAGATCACAAACCTCAAATCGCGACTGGGGCGGCTCGACCCGATGGCCGAAGCCGAGGAATACCAGCGGGTATTTGCCGAACTTATGGCCGTTGAGCAGCGTAAACGGATGATGCGGGAGCGCTTCGGCGGTGCTGTGTGA
- a CDS encoding glycoside hydrolase family 18 protein — protein MSGRHRILVARRRPTALTWVAVLLAVGVALLGGVVAVTTGGPRNAPPMQSMAYFADWNTANRGYSIKDVDDSGAAARLDRLIWAFGDVSDEGLCHVPPDADQPWQIFQRRYSAEESVDGQADAYEQPLAGSLNQLRKLQEKYPGLRASISLGGWNWSTHFSEAVRTEESRERFVASCVDLWLRGNLPRLEGEPQGGEGVAAGIFDGIDLDWEWPGGNGHPDNVEHPDDRRNFTLVVAEFREQLDALGRETGQHYTLSASLTHDEQIMRDSYEPEVFEHLDFAVVQGYDFTGSWAETTGHHSQLYAPEDGPDQTSVDRVVRQYLDHGLPADKLVLGIPGYGRGWSGVAPGPDGDGRFTRAEDGADGDYGESTDAYETLERLDGERFFDRATGAYWIYDGDEWWSYDTPEVVRLKGDYAADHGLRGLVLWNLDMDPEGELVAAMAESLD, from the coding sequence ATGTCAGGTCGGCACCGGATTCTCGTAGCACGACGGCGTCCGACCGCGCTCACGTGGGTCGCCGTCCTCCTGGCCGTCGGCGTCGCCCTTCTCGGCGGGGTCGTCGCGGTCACCACGGGGGGCCCGCGCAACGCGCCCCCCATGCAGAGCATGGCCTACTTCGCGGACTGGAACACCGCCAACCGGGGCTACTCGATCAAGGACGTCGACGACAGCGGCGCCGCCGCCCGCCTGGACCGGTTGATCTGGGCGTTCGGTGACGTCAGCGACGAGGGGCTGTGCCACGTTCCGCCCGACGCCGACCAGCCGTGGCAGATCTTCCAGCGCCGCTACTCCGCCGAGGAGAGCGTGGACGGACAGGCCGACGCCTACGAGCAGCCGCTCGCCGGAAGCCTCAACCAGCTGCGCAAACTCCAGGAGAAGTATCCCGGCCTGCGGGCGAGCATCTCGCTGGGCGGCTGGAACTGGTCGACGCACTTCTCCGAGGCGGTGCGCACCGAGGAGTCGCGCGAGCGCTTCGTCGCCTCCTGCGTCGACCTGTGGCTGCGCGGGAACCTGCCGCGCCTGGAGGGGGAGCCCCAGGGCGGCGAGGGGGTCGCCGCGGGCATCTTCGACGGCATCGACCTGGACTGGGAGTGGCCGGGCGGAAACGGGCACCCCGACAACGTGGAGCACCCCGACGACAGGCGGAACTTCACCCTCGTGGTGGCCGAGTTCCGGGAGCAGTTGGACGCCCTGGGACGCGAGACCGGCCAGCACTACACTCTCTCGGCGTCGCTGACCCACGACGAGCAGATCATGCGGGACAGCTACGAGCCGGAGGTGTTCGAACACCTGGACTTCGCGGTGGTCCAGGGCTACGACTTCACCGGGTCGTGGGCGGAGACCACCGGTCACCACTCCCAGTTGTACGCGCCCGAGGACGGCCCCGACCAGACCAGCGTCGACCGGGTGGTGCGCCAGTACCTCGACCACGGGCTGCCCGCGGACAAGCTGGTGCTGGGGATTCCGGGCTACGGCCGCGGATGGAGCGGCGTGGCCCCCGGCCCGGACGGCGACGGGCGCTTCACCCGGGCCGAGGACGGCGCCGACGGCGACTACGGGGAGTCGACCGACGCCTACGAGACCCTGGAGCGGCTCGACGGCGAACGCTTCTTCGACCGCGCCACCGGGGCCTACTGGATCTACGACGGCGACGAGTGGTGGTCCTACGACACCCCCGAGGTGGTCCGGCTCAAGGGCGACTACGCCGCCGACCACGGGCTGCGCGGCCTCGTGCTGTGGAACCTGGACATGGACCCCGAGGGGGAACTCGTCGCCGCGATGGCCGAATCGCTGGACTGA
- a CDS encoding pyridoxamine 5'-phosphate oxidase family protein yields MTTWESFAAEAPGLAAAVRARFEANKHHVLATLRRDGSPRVSGTEVAFHGADLTLGSMPGAVKALDLRRDGRFALHANPGDSSMEGGDAKLSGIAVEVTDPGELEAFRTHGVPPGPFHLFRLDLREAVLTSVADDTLVIDTWREGAGLRRFRRT; encoded by the coding sequence ATGACAACCTGGGAATCCTTCGCCGCCGAGGCGCCCGGACTCGCCGCGGCCGTGCGCGCCCGCTTCGAGGCGAACAAGCACCACGTCCTGGCCACACTCCGCCGGGACGGCTCACCCCGCGTCAGCGGCACCGAGGTGGCCTTCCACGGCGCCGACCTGACACTCGGCTCGATGCCCGGCGCGGTCAAGGCCCTCGACCTGCGACGTGACGGCCGGTTCGCGCTGCACGCCAACCCCGGCGACTCCTCGATGGAGGGCGGCGACGCCAAGCTCTCGGGGATCGCCGTGGAGGTGACCGACCCCGGCGAACTCGAGGCGTTCCGTACACACGGCGTCCCGCCCGGACCGTTCCACCTGTTCCGGCTGGACCTCCGGGAGGCCGTGCTGACCTCGGTCGCCGACGACACGCTGGTGATCGACACCTGGCGGGAGGGGGCGGGCCTCCGCCGGTTCCGGCGGACGTGA
- a CDS encoding YdcF family protein, which yields MRVRTTGDEPERGTNGVSGDEATRVFARTSADPEPTARFVRHEEDEPVEPPEDDRARTFVRPSGGFGAAPAHSEATRQFTRAPEPAVPREPRHRSAAEEDDGGLDGLFGGDDDTPTTRRPSRGRPRGPGRLLLRALALLVLVAVALPFATWGWVWYTARQDERPPSDAIVVLGASQYNGRPSPVFEARLRHAAELYEEGVAPAVVTVGGNQPGDNFTEGGSGARWLVEQGVPEGSVVAIEEGSDTLESLELVAMAFEEQGWRTAVIVSDPWHSLRSREMAEDFGIEAATSPARSGPAVLERETQLWYITRETASLWHYWIFGESATVRVDAL from the coding sequence GTGAGGGTGCGCACGACCGGCGACGAACCCGAGAGGGGGACGAACGGCGTGTCGGGGGACGAAGCCACCCGGGTGTTCGCCCGAACCTCCGCCGACCCCGAACCGACCGCCCGGTTCGTCCGCCACGAGGAGGACGAACCCGTCGAGCCTCCCGAGGACGACCGGGCCCGGACGTTCGTCCGACCCAGCGGGGGATTCGGGGCCGCCCCGGCCCACTCCGAGGCCACCCGGCAGTTCACCCGGGCACCGGAACCGGCCGTGCCGCGGGAGCCGCGCCACCGCTCCGCCGCCGAGGAGGACGACGGCGGGCTCGACGGCCTGTTCGGCGGCGACGACGACACCCCCACCACGCGGCGCCCCTCCCGCGGGCGGCCGCGCGGCCCGGGACGGCTGCTGTTACGGGCCCTCGCCCTGCTCGTCCTGGTCGCCGTCGCGCTGCCGTTCGCCACCTGGGGCTGGGTCTGGTACACCGCCCGCCAGGACGAGCGGCCCCCCTCCGACGCGATCGTGGTACTGGGCGCCAGCCAGTACAACGGCCGCCCCTCACCGGTCTTCGAGGCCCGCCTCCGGCACGCCGCCGAACTCTACGAGGAGGGGGTGGCGCCCGCCGTGGTCACCGTCGGCGGCAACCAGCCGGGGGACAACTTCACCGAGGGCGGCAGCGGCGCCCGGTGGCTGGTCGAACAGGGCGTCCCCGAGGGCAGCGTCGTCGCCATCGAGGAGGGCAGCGACACCCTGGAGAGTCTGGAACTCGTGGCGATGGCCTTCGAGGAGCAGGGCTGGCGCACCGCCGTGATCGTCAGCGACCCCTGGCACTCGCTGCGTTCCCGGGAGATGGCCGAGGACTTCGGCATCGAGGCCGCCACCTCCCCCGCGCGGTCGGGCCCCGCCGTCCTGGAACGCGAGACCCAGTTGTGGTACATCACCCGCGAGACCGCCTCGCTGTGGCACTACTGGATCTTCGGCGAGAGCGCCACGGTCCGCGTCGACGCGCTCTGA
- the rpoD gene encoding RNA polymerase sigma factor RpoD: protein MLPNGRQSVRRTVSRAAGAGGGGTVPVRGPNHFDPAVEAVDPAPEPPERYGGDVAGQEEHPGARTSSGDLVRVYLREIGRVPLLTAAEEVELAKAIEIGLYAEQKLRAARAGTVPRQYDPDRVADLRQLVHEGEVAKRRLIEANLRLVVSIAKRYLGRGLLLLDLVQEGNLGLIRAVEKFDYARGYKFSTYATWWIRQAITRAIADQARTIRVPVHMVESINKLARTRRRMHQELGREPTLEELSRELNVDDERVVEIQRVSQEPISLYTPVGEEDSAFGDFIEDSDVVPPVEAAAFVMLQDQLARVLNGLSEREQRVIALRYGLADGKPHTLEEVGREFGVTRERIRQIESKTLAKLRQPSCAQILRDYLE from the coding sequence GTGTTACCCAACGGAAGGCAGTCGGTGCGGCGCACGGTGTCCCGGGCCGCGGGCGCGGGAGGTGGGGGAACGGTCCCGGTGCGCGGCCCGAACCATTTCGACCCTGCGGTGGAGGCGGTCGACCCGGCACCGGAGCCCCCGGAACGGTACGGCGGTGACGTCGCCGGCCAGGAGGAGCACCCCGGAGCCCGCACGTCCTCCGGCGACCTCGTCCGCGTCTACCTGCGCGAGATCGGCCGGGTCCCCCTGCTCACGGCGGCGGAGGAGGTGGAACTCGCCAAGGCGATCGAGATCGGACTCTACGCCGAGCAGAAGCTGCGTGCCGCGCGTGCCGGGACCGTCCCCCGGCAGTACGACCCCGACAGGGTCGCCGACCTGCGGCAACTGGTCCACGAGGGCGAGGTCGCCAAACGGCGGCTCATCGAGGCCAACCTGCGTCTGGTGGTCTCCATCGCCAAACGCTACCTGGGGCGCGGCCTGCTGCTGCTCGACCTGGTCCAGGAGGGCAACCTCGGCCTGATCCGCGCGGTCGAGAAGTTCGACTACGCCAGGGGCTACAAGTTCTCCACCTACGCCACCTGGTGGATCCGCCAGGCCATCACCCGCGCCATCGCCGACCAGGCGCGCACCATCCGCGTCCCGGTGCACATGGTGGAGAGCATCAACAAGCTCGCCCGGACCCGCCGCCGCATGCACCAGGAGCTGGGGCGTGAGCCGACGCTGGAGGAGCTCTCCCGCGAGCTGAACGTCGACGACGAGCGCGTCGTGGAGATCCAGCGCGTCTCCCAGGAGCCGATCTCCCTGTACACGCCGGTCGGAGAGGAGGACTCCGCCTTCGGCGACTTCATCGAGGACTCCGACGTGGTCCCGCCGGTGGAGGCGGCGGCGTTCGTCATGCTCCAGGACCAGTTGGCCCGGGTGCTGAACGGACTCTCCGAGCGGGAGCAGCGCGTCATCGCCCTCCGCTACGGCCTGGCCGACGGAAAACCGCACACCCTGGAGGAGGTCGGCAGGGAGTTCGGAGTCACCCGGGAGCGCATCCGGCAGATCGAGTCCAAAACGCTCGCCAAACTGCGCCAGCCCTCGTGCGCCCAGATACTCCGCGACTATCTGGAATGA
- a CDS encoding deoxyguanosinetriphosphate triphosphohydrolase codes for MADTPNGGYGEHDRRRWVAEPPKRRSRGDFERDRARVLHSFALRRLAAKTQVVQPGVSDFPRTRLTHSLECAQIGRELGGSLGCDPDLVEAACLAHDLGHPPFGHNGEAALDAVARPCGGFEGNAQSLRLLTRLEGKVSAPDGRSAGLNLTRAALDATLKYPWQRGRGPATRKFNAYTDDVDVFRWVREGAPEGRTCFEAQVMDWSDDVAYSVHDLEDGLYSGQIRLAALHSPVERVQVCKTAAAHYCDAEPAELEEVFDHLLALDFWPRSLNGDLRSLAALKNLTSELIGRFCRAAERATRAVHGDAPLTRYAAELVVPRRQALECALLKAVTAHYVFPRDESRRYERERQVITDLVEAVAAGAPDTLEPPFRADHAAARDAAAELRVVVDQVASLTDTSALAWHARLC; via the coding sequence ATGGCCGACACCCCGAACGGCGGCTACGGCGAGCACGACCGGCGCAGGTGGGTCGCGGAGCCGCCCAAGAGGCGGTCCCGGGGCGACTTCGAGCGGGACCGCGCCCGCGTCCTGCACAGTTTCGCGCTGCGCCGACTCGCCGCCAAGACCCAGGTGGTCCAGCCGGGGGTCAGCGACTTCCCGCGCACCCGGCTCACCCACTCGCTGGAGTGCGCCCAGATCGGACGGGAACTCGGCGGCTCCCTCGGCTGCGATCCCGACCTGGTCGAGGCGGCCTGCCTGGCGCACGACCTCGGACATCCGCCGTTCGGACACAACGGCGAGGCCGCGCTGGACGCCGTCGCGCGCCCCTGCGGCGGTTTCGAGGGCAACGCCCAGAGCCTGAGACTGCTCACCCGCCTGGAGGGCAAGGTCAGCGCACCCGACGGGCGCAGCGCCGGACTCAACCTGACCCGCGCGGCGCTGGACGCCACCCTCAAGTACCCGTGGCAGCGCGGCCGGGGACCGGCGACCCGCAAGTTCAACGCCTACACCGACGACGTCGACGTCTTCCGCTGGGTGCGCGAGGGCGCGCCGGAGGGGCGCACCTGCTTCGAGGCGCAGGTCATGGACTGGTCCGACGACGTCGCCTACTCCGTGCACGACCTGGAGGACGGACTGTACTCCGGGCAGATCCGGCTGGCGGCGCTGCACAGCCCGGTCGAACGCGTCCAGGTGTGCAAGACCGCGGCCGCGCACTACTGCGACGCCGAACCGGCGGAACTGGAGGAGGTCTTCGACCACCTGCTGGCCCTGGACTTCTGGCCCCGCTCCCTCAACGGCGACCTGCGTTCGCTGGCGGCGCTGAAGAACCTCACCAGCGAGCTGATCGGACGGTTCTGCCGTGCGGCGGAACGGGCCACCCGGGCCGTCCACGGAGACGCGCCGCTGACCCGCTACGCCGCCGAACTGGTGGTGCCGCGCCGCCAGGCGCTGGAGTGCGCGCTGCTCAAGGCGGTGACCGCGCACTACGTGTTCCCCCGGGACGAGAGCCGCCGCTACGAACGGGAGCGGCAGGTGATCACCGACCTGGTCGAGGCGGTCGCCGCGGGCGCGCCCGACACCCTGGAGCCGCCGTTTCGGGCCGACCACGCGGCGGCCCGCGACGCCGCCGCCGAGCTGCGGGTGGTCGTCGACCAGGTCGCCTCGCTCACCGACACCTCCGCCCTGGCCTGGCACGCCCGCCTGTGCTGA
- a CDS encoding helix-turn-helix domain-containing protein, producing MGEELSWTRIGERVRESRSAAGLSQQALADRVGLERSMISKLEKGDRRIDAVELTRIARALDYPLSHFLHPVPEVVSRRAAIADSSEVGDSAAARSAYRTEALLSEWLRDVRQLIRAGVLHPEPIRRCPGRVTDAEQAGQAARWLRGELELGEEPIDSVADVCERAGQFVTVIPLPSDGASLVDGEVAVAVVGARQDPGRRRSTAAHELGHLVLGDEFSSDLGVHASREEREQVVEAFAAEFLLPRSRVQAVAEEDDAQARRHALVRLAAVYRVSWSLAVAQLRRTGMVDSDELRALRVRRPTDVEFRDALGWKPQPDLASVRVPPRYASAVMAALRAEQITPVRAVELMRGQVSIEELTEEAAD from the coding sequence ATGGGTGAGGAGCTGAGCTGGACGCGAATCGGCGAACGGGTCCGAGAGAGCCGGTCGGCCGCCGGTCTCTCCCAACAGGCGCTCGCCGACAGGGTCGGTCTGGAGCGCAGCATGATCTCCAAGCTGGAGAAGGGCGACCGCCGTATCGACGCGGTGGAGCTCACCCGGATCGCTCGCGCCCTCGACTACCCGCTGTCGCACTTCCTGCACCCGGTTCCGGAGGTGGTGTCCCGGCGGGCGGCCATCGCCGACAGCAGCGAGGTCGGAGACAGCGCGGCCGCACGCAGCGCCTACCGCACCGAGGCCCTGCTCTCCGAGTGGTTGCGGGACGTGCGGCAACTCATCCGGGCCGGTGTCCTGCATCCGGAACCGATACGGCGTTGTCCCGGACGGGTGACCGACGCGGAGCAGGCCGGACAGGCCGCCCGGTGGCTGCGCGGAGAACTCGAGCTCGGTGAGGAGCCGATCGATTCGGTCGCCGACGTGTGCGAGCGGGCGGGCCAGTTCGTCACGGTCATCCCGCTGCCCTCCGACGGCGCCTCCCTGGTCGACGGCGAGGTCGCGGTCGCCGTCGTCGGCGCGCGGCAAGACCCGGGGCGGCGGCGCAGCACGGCCGCGCACGAACTCGGCCACCTGGTCCTGGGCGACGAGTTCTCCAGCGACCTCGGGGTGCATGCGTCCCGGGAGGAACGCGAACAGGTGGTGGAGGCGTTCGCCGCCGAGTTCCTGCTCCCCCGGTCCAGGGTGCAGGCGGTCGCGGAGGAGGACGACGCGCAGGCGCGCCGCCACGCCCTGGTGCGGCTGGCGGCGGTCTACCGGGTCTCCTGGAGTCTTGCTGTCGCCCAACTCAGACGCACCGGGATGGTGGACTCCGACGAGTTGCGCGCGTTGCGGGTCCGGAGGCCGACAGATGTCGAGTTCCGGGACGCACTGGGGTGGAAACCCCAGCCGGACCTCGCTTCGGTGCGTGTTCCTCCCCGCTACGCCTCGGCTGTGATGGCGGCGCTGCGCGCGGAGCAGATCACCCCCGTACGCGCCGTGGAACTGATGCGCGGCCAGGTCTCGATCGAAGAACTCACCGAGGA
- a CDS encoding arabinan endo-1,5-alpha-L-arabinosidase codes for MPIRALAALLALTGTAALTTALASAPAAAATEPPNNPGRPVSGDLRVHDPGLVRGEAGEPWYVFGTGDGAHRDGTIQIRSSSDGHEWRLAGTVWDRKPDWITREIPGVDNLWAPEVHEENGTYYLYYSASTFGSNRSLVALATNTTLDPEDPDYRWVDRGKVFESFPGDPYNAIDPGIVVGADGRHWMTFGSFWSGIRMVELDWPSGKAKPGAPVLHLADRQQPPNAIEAPHIMARGGWYYLFVSLDSCCRGADSTYKIAVGRSRDVTGPYRDRRGQPLLRGGGTVIASRSGSIVGAGGQSASGGLLAYHYYDTALGGDFRLALHPISWTWDGWPRLD; via the coding sequence ATGCCCATACGCGCGCTGGCCGCGCTCCTGGCCCTGACCGGGACGGCGGCGCTCACCACGGCGCTCGCCTCCGCTCCGGCGGCGGCCGCCACCGAACCGCCCAACAACCCCGGCCGGCCCGTCTCGGGCGACCTGCGGGTCCACGACCCCGGACTCGTCCGCGGCGAAGCCGGTGAACCCTGGTACGTCTTCGGCACCGGCGACGGCGCCCACCGGGACGGCACCATCCAGATCCGCTCCTCCTCCGACGGCCACGAGTGGCGGCTCGCCGGAACCGTCTGGGACCGCAAACCCGACTGGATCACCCGGGAGATCCCCGGTGTGGACAACCTGTGGGCGCCGGAGGTCCACGAGGAGAACGGCACCTACTACCTGTACTACTCCGCCTCCACCTTCGGCTCCAACCGGTCGCTCGTCGCCCTGGCGACCAACACCACTCTCGACCCGGAGGACCCCGACTACCGGTGGGTCGACCGGGGCAAGGTCTTCGAGAGCTTCCCGGGCGACCCCTACAACGCCATCGACCCGGGCATCGTGGTCGGCGCCGACGGCAGGCACTGGATGACCTTCGGGTCCTTCTGGAGCGGCATCCGCATGGTCGAACTGGACTGGCCGAGCGGGAAGGCGAAGCCGGGCGCGCCGGTGCTGCACCTGGCCGACCGGCAGCAGCCGCCCAACGCGATCGAGGCGCCCCACATCATGGCGCGCGGCGGCTGGTACTACCTGTTCGTCTCCCTCGACAGCTGCTGCCGGGGCGCCGACAGCACCTACAAGATCGCCGTGGGCCGCTCCCGCGACGTCACCGGCCCCTACCGCGACCGCCGGGGACAGCCCCTGCTCCGGGGCGGCGGCACCGTCATCGCCTCCCGCAGCGGCTCGATCGTCGGCGCCGGCGGCCAGTCGGCCTCCGGTGGCCTGCTCGCCTACCACTACTACGACACGGCGCTGGGCGGCGACTTCCGGCTGGCGCTGCACCCGATCTCCTGGACCTGGGACGGCTGGCCGCGACTGGACTGA